The following proteins come from a genomic window of Actinomarinicola tropica:
- a CDS encoding CinA family protein — protein sequence MTDDRTDTAGEIGRLLGDRLLGCAESFTAGQLAQAFAAAEGSGDWFRGGVVAYRREVKHDVLHVPPGPLVNETTAVAMARGVAELLGVDVAVASTGAAGPDGLDGAPPGTVVIGWIVDGATGARSLHLEGDPAEVCGRGTEAALDLLRAALAADAAAT from the coding sequence GTGACCGATGACAGGACCGACACCGCCGGCGAGATCGGGCGCCTCCTCGGCGACCGCCTGCTCGGGTGCGCCGAGTCGTTCACGGCCGGCCAGCTCGCCCAGGCGTTCGCGGCCGCAGAGGGGTCGGGCGACTGGTTTCGCGGCGGCGTCGTCGCCTACCGGCGCGAGGTCAAGCACGACGTCCTGCACGTGCCGCCGGGACCGCTCGTCAACGAGACGACGGCGGTGGCCATGGCGCGCGGGGTGGCCGAGCTGCTCGGCGTCGACGTGGCGGTCGCCTCGACCGGCGCCGCCGGACCCGACGGGCTCGACGGGGCGCCGCCGGGCACCGTCGTCATCGGCTGGATCGTCGACGGCGCGACCGGCGCGCGGTCGCTGCACCTCGAGGGCGACCCGGCCGAGGTGTGCGGCCGCGGCACGGAGGCCGCGCTGGACCTGCTGCGTGCCGCGCTGGCGGCGGACGCCGCGGCGACCTAG